In Zygosaccharomyces rouxii strain CBS732 chromosome D complete sequence, one DNA window encodes the following:
- the REV1 gene encoding deoxycytidyl transferase (similar to uniprot|P12689 Saccharomyces cerevisiae YOR346W REV1 Deoxycytidyl transferase forms a complex with the subunits of DNA polymerase zeta Rev3p and Rev7p involved in repair of abasic sites in damaged DNA) → MSGYNQEDSPLGNRGNVPEKSFLESLSDDGLLDYITGLSQERSEQYSREDYFHDKQRRQDRQDQEFRERYGDGCDIFSGVSIYVNGFTKPGRMQLHEMVIANGGKFAHFLSSKGQVSHIIASNLPLKKRVELANYKICRPEWIVDSLQRGKLLPWQDYALLSDQDEIQPKLQPTTIVSCKHPEFLKQFFSKSRLHHLSNWKSDLRAEFCEKFLEKPLHIPSKNDDITVFHIDFDCFFASVSAMANGFDIHADPIVVCHGTKNSDIASCNYEARRYGIRNGMWVGTAERMMPGGKRLVRLGYDFDQFELMSKRFYQILHDSQFQLVLPISIDEAVCIAGNLSHMECDSICQRIREHVSSVTNGCTVSIGCANSLVLARLALKWSKPNGYRIVNCDELDATFWSNLKIDDLPGVGRSLAYKISEYSNPPIGNLCELRQMTLDSLQRCVGEKMGNKIYLAVRGKDDEESGKIIYDPKQFFQRKSLSIDINWGIRFDTIYEIDQFIDRCTQYLIDKLKELNKKTSQLTLKIMKRSKDESIEPPKYLGMGKCDPFARSTRLGVPTDEFGIITTEIKSTFRSLCCPPKELRGIAIQFNKLENSVSNQSKLPFVDAKIYQNLPNDVKGEIDQELNRRKIKVKATAAKRINSYQEQFIQELPTQIRNEVENEIIITNKAKRTKFDEIKEQIAKRQNEKMNAKAHFLGETTVLLPIKFQNQTNFKRIIQLILNWVDGTIRSRGPHEKDLKLFEKYLQRLSDANRLPLVLRICKLISTKLELRSELFSHCNGFQEWERVLLQIILPKLNKNKHTFQTVRKLDIDFDT, encoded by the coding sequence TGGAGTCCCTGAGCGACGACGGGCTACTGGATTACATCACTGGACTTTCACAGGAACGAAGTGAACAGTATTCAAGAGAGGATTATTTCCATGACAAACAGAGAAGACAAGATAGACAGGATCAGGAGTTTAGAGAACGATACGGCGATGGTTGCGACATATTCTCTGGGGTATCGATATACGTGAATGGGTTTACAAAACCTGGCAGGATGCAATTGCATGAAATGGTCATTGCCAACGGCGGTAAATTCGCACATTTTTTGTCTTCCAAAGGTCAGGTATCTCATATTATAGCCTCGAATTTACCTCTCAAGAAAAGGGTTGAATTGGCCAATTATAAAATTTGTAGACCAGAATGGATCGTAGATTCTTTACAAAGGGGTAAACTTTTGCCATGGCAGGACTATGCGCTTTTATCagatcaagatgaaattcaaCCAAAGTTACAGCCGACAACGATTGTAAGTTGTAAACATcctgaatttttaaaacagttcttttctaaatcaagACTACACCATCTGtccaattggaaatctgATCTTCGGGCAGAAttttgtgaaaaattcttggagAAACCATTACATATTCCTAGTAAAAACGATGATATTACAGTGTTCCATATCGATTTTGATTGTTTCTTTGCCAGCGTTTCCGCAATGGCCAATGGGTTTGATATCCATGCGGACCCTATCGTAGTTTGTCATGGTACTAAAAATTCAGATATTGCCAGTTGTAACTACGAAGCGAGGCGATACGGTATAAGGAATGGTATGTGGGTAGGTACCGCAGAAAGAATGATGCCCGGCGGCAAAAGACTCGTGCGTCTCGGAtatgattttgatcaatttgaaCTGATGTCAAAACGGTTTTATCAAATACTGCACGATTCTCAATTCCAACTAGTGTTACCAATTTCTATTGACGAAGCAGTTTGCATCGCGGGTAATTTGTCACACATGGAATGTGATTCGATATGTCAAAGGATACGCGAACACGTTAGCAGCGTTACAAATGGATGTACAGTTAGCATTGGGTGTGCTAATAGTTTAGTCCTGGCAAGATTAGCTCTTAAATGGAGCAAGCCAAATGGGTATCGAATTGTTAACtgtgatgaattggatgcTACGTTCTGgtccaatttgaaaattgatgatttaccTGGTGTGGGGCGTTCTTTGGCCTACAAGATTAGTGAATATAGCAATCCACCGATTGGGAATCTTTGTGAATTGAGACAGATGACACTGGATTCTTTGCAGCGTTGTGTCGGTGAAAAAATGGGCAACAAGATATATCTAGCGGTACGCGGCAAAGATGACGAGGAAAGTGGTAAGATCATTTATGATCCCAAGCagtttttccaaagaaaatcaCTTTCTATTGATATTAATTGGGGGATCAGGTTTGATACGATTTAtgaaattgaccaatttaTCGATAGATGTACTCAATACCTGATTGATAAATTAAAGgaattgaacaagaaaacGTCACAGCTTACattgaaaataatgaaaagaagcaaagatgaatcaattgaaccGCCGAAATATCTAGGAATGGGTAAGTGTGATCCGTTTGCCAGAAGTACCCGTCTTGGTGTGCCGACGGATGAATTTGGTATCATAACTACAGAAATCAAAAGTACTTTCAGGTCATTATGCTGTCCCCCAAAGGAACTAAGAGGCATCGCTATTCAATTCAACAAACTAGAGAATTCAGTTTCGAACCAGTCGAAACTACCGTTTGTTGACGCTAAAATCTACCAGAATTTACCGAATGACGTTAAGGGcgaaattgatcaagaactgaacagaagaaagatcaaAGTCAAGGCAACGGCGGCCAAACGGATAAATTCGtatcaagaacaatttaTTCAAGAATTGCCCACGCAGATTAGAAACGAGGTGGAGAATGAGATTATCATCACGAACAAAGCCAAGAGAACGAAATTCGATGAAATCAAAGAGCAAATTGCTAAAAGACAAAACGAAAAGATGAACGCGAAAGCTCATTTCTTGGGTGAAACAACGGTTCTGCTGccaataaaatttcaaaatcaaacaaatttcaaaaggattattcaattgattctaAACTGGGTTGACGGAACTATACGATCACGGGGCCCGCACGAAAAGGACCTAAagctttttgaaaaatatttACAAAGGCTTTCAGATGCAAATCGTTTACCATTAGTTTTACGAATTTGTAAACTGATTTCCACTAAACTTGAACTCCGATCTGAGTTATTTTCTCATTGTAATGGTTTCCAAGAATGGGAAAGAGTACTGCTACAGATAATTCTGCCAAAACTAAACAAAAATAAACATACTTTTCAAACGGTTCGTAAACTCGACATCGATTTCGACACctga